A genomic region of Pyrus communis chromosome 14, drPyrComm1.1, whole genome shotgun sequence contains the following coding sequences:
- the LOC137714272 gene encoding uncharacterized protein, with the protein MASDSSSSPSNPSLSNPNLVPSYTSLTIQNIGSRVPIKLKSSNYLPWRALFAPILHRYKLFGVIDGSEPCPSPLLSDRSPNPLFEQWYEKDQNLLIWLNSTLSEEIIPFTVGKGSHSISEYLQQIKAISDSLTAAGAGVSDRDLIAATLHGLLEEFDSFVDSITLRLSSTTLDELHGLLLTKELSMAHRKKSVATEPFQAYAAQNQPPLLPTPHSSQAYAAHNQPMQNSFQYNSNRGWNTNRNYQGNRGNHSNSGFTRYHNQGFRSQGLSNSRTSCQICGSTSHEAID; encoded by the exons ATGGCGTCCGATTCGTCGTCTTCTCCCTCAAATCCCTCTCTCTCAAACCCTAATTTGGTGCCTAGTTATACCTCTCTGACGATTCAAAACATTGGGAGTAGGGTTCCTATCAAGCTTAAGAGCTCGAATTATCTTCCATGGCGTGCGCTCTTTGCTCCGATTCTCCATCGCTACAAGCTTTTTGGTGTTATTGATGGATCTGAGCCCTGTCCATCTCCTTTGCTTTCTGATCGCTCACCCAATCCGTTGTTTGAACAGTGGTATGAAAAAGATCAGAATCTCTTGATTTGGTTGAATTCTACACTCTCGGAGGAGATCATTCCTTTTACAGTTGGG AAAGGCTCTCACTCAATATCTGAGTATCTGCAACAAATCAAGGCAATTTCTGATTCCTTAACTGCCGCCGGTGCTGGTGTGTCCGATCGTGACCTCATTGCTGCTACACTACATGGCTTACTAGAAGAATTTGACTCGTTTGTTGATTCTATCACTCTTCGGCTCTCATCTACTACTCTGGATGAACTGCATGGTCTTCTTCTTACCAAAGAGTTGTCAATGGCTCATCGCAAGAAATCTGTTGCTACTGAACCTTTTCAAGCGTATGCTGCTCAGAATCAACCACCCTTACTTCCCACACCCCATTCCTCTCAGGCTTATGCTGCTCACAATCAACCAATGCAAAATTCTTTTCAGTACAACTCTAATCGCGGTTGGAATACCAATCGTAACTATCAGGGCAATCGGGGCAATCATTCTAATTCTGGATTCACTAGGTATCACAATCAAGGCTTTCGTTCTCAGGGTTTATCTAATTCTCGTACTTCTTGTCAAATATGTGGATCCACAAGCCATGAAGCCATTGATTGA